In one window of Limnohabitans sp. MORI2 DNA:
- a CDS encoding tripartite tricarboxylate transporter TctB family protein: MIKSQKDFFSGLMFTLVGGGFAWGATNYTIGTGARMGPGYFPMLLGIFLAVLGAFITFYSLVEHTEDGEPIGKFAWKPIIFILGANVVFGILLAGLPSFGIPPMGLIAAIYALVLIASKAGETFVLKDVLILATILSVGSYVAFILLLKLQMPVWPTFIAG, from the coding sequence ATGATCAAAAGTCAAAAAGACTTTTTCTCCGGCCTGATGTTCACATTGGTCGGCGGTGGTTTCGCATGGGGTGCAACCAACTACACCATCGGGACCGGTGCTCGCATGGGCCCTGGTTACTTCCCCATGTTGCTCGGTATTTTCTTGGCCGTGTTGGGCGCGTTCATCACGTTCTATTCTTTGGTCGAGCACACCGAAGATGGCGAACCCATCGGCAAGTTTGCCTGGAAGCCCATCATCTTCATCTTGGGTGCCAACGTGGTGTTTGGCATTTTGTTGGCGGGTTTGCCCAGCTTTGGCATTCCACCCATGGGCTTGATTGCTGCGATTTACGCCTTGGTGCTGATTGCCAGCAAAGCCGGTGAAACCTTTGTCCTCAAAGACGTGCTCATCTTGGCCACGATCTTGTCGGTGGGTAGCTATGTGGCGTTCATCTTGCTGCTGAAGTTGCAAATGCCTGTGTGGCCCACCTTTATTGCTGGCTAA